One Amphiprion ocellaris isolate individual 3 ecotype Okinawa chromosome 5, ASM2253959v1, whole genome shotgun sequence genomic region harbors:
- the slc25a20 gene encoding mitochondrial carnitine/acylcarnitine carrier protein, producing MSKQPQPISPLKNFFAGGFGGICLVFTGHPLDTIKVRLQTQPKPKPGESLLYTGTIDCFKKTLAKEGVKGLYKGMAAPIIGVTPMFAVCFFGFGLGKKLQQRTPDDILTYPQLFAAGMLSGVFTTAIMAPGERIKCLLQIQATTGEVKYAGPMDCVKQLYRQAGIRGIYKGTALTLMRDVPASGMYFTSYEWLKNLLTPAGKSHNELSVPSVLFAGGMAGIFNWAVAIPPDVLKSRFQTAPEGKYPNGFRDVLRELIREEGVGSLYKGFNAVMLRAFPANAACFLGFELAMKFLNWIAPNL from the exons ATGTCCAAACAGCCGCAGCCGATCAGCCCGCTGAAGAACTTCTTCGCTGGAGGCTTCGGAGGAATTTGTCTCGTCTTCACTGGACACCCGCTGGACACCATTAAA gTGCGTTTACAGACTCAACCCAAACCCAAACCAGGAGAGAGCCTCCTGTACACCGGAACCATCGACTGTTTTAAAAAGACTTTAGCCAAAGAG GGAGTGAAAGGACTCTACAAAGGAATGGCAGCACCAATAATCGGAGTTACACCAATGTTTGCCGTCTGTTTCTTTGGGTTCGGGCTGGGCAAGAAGCTACAACAGAGAACTCCTGATGATATCCTTAC GTATCCACAGCTGTTTGCTGCTGGGATGTTGTCTGGTGTCTTCACCACGGCTATCATGGCTCCTGGAGAGCGAATCAAATGTCTCCTGCAG ATTCAGGCAACCACAGGAGAGGTGAAGTATGCAGGACCGATGGACTGTGTCAAACAGCTGTACAGACAGGCTGGGATCAGAGGgatctacaaaggcacagctCTCACCCTCATGAGAG ATGTTCCAGCCAGCGGGATGTACTTCACGTCTTACGAGTGGTTAAAGAACCTCCTCACCCCAGCAGGAAAAAG CCACAACGAACTCAGTGTTCCCAGTGTGCTGTTCGCTGGAGGAATGGCTGGAATCTTTAACTGGGCCGTCGCAATTCCACCCGACGTACTCAAGTCTCGTTTCCAAACAG CTCCTGAGGGAAAATACCCCAACGGTTTCCGGGACGTTCTGCGGGAGCTGATCAGGGAGGAGGGCGTGGGCTCCCTGTATAAAGGCTTCAACGCCGTCATGCTTAGAGCTTTTCCTGCAAACGCA GCTTGTTTCTTAGGATTTGAGCTTGCAATGAAATTCCTGAACTGGATAGCACCGAACCTGTGA